In the genome of Polaromonas vacuolata, the window CATTGAGTGCCTTGCTGCTGGCTTGCTTTATGCCTTCGACATCGAACATGGCCGGATCTGGAAAGCCGCCTGCAAAACTAATAATGCCTGGCGTACCCAGCAATTTGAACAACTCACGAATAGCAGAGGTTTCAACGTTTTTAAGACGATCAGCAAAGACAAGAGACATGGCAAGTATTTCAAAGTTGGTTCTTAGGGATCGTTCTATCGTAGCGCCTGTCGCTAGAGTGCGCCCAGCTAGGCCTGCTTGCGGTCAAGCTTAGTAAAAACTCTAAACTCGGGGCATGAATAAAGTAGCCATTAACGACTTTTTTGCGACCCTCAAAGCCGCCAACCCTATGCCGGTCACGGAGCTTGAATACACCAGTGTGTTCGAGCTGTTGACGGCGGTTTTACTCTCAGCACAAGCGACCGATGTGAGCGTTAACAAAGCCACACGCAAGTTGTTTGTCGTCGCCAACACGCCGCAAAAAATCTTTGACTTAGGTCTTCTTGGCCTAGAGAGCTACATCAAGACTATTGGTCTTTATCACAGCAAAGCCAAGCATTTATTAGAAACTTGCAAGATGCTTATCGAGCAACATGGCAGTGTGGTTCCAAGGCTCAGGCAAGAGCTAGAAGCCCTGCCAGGCGTGGGCCGCAAGACCGCCAACGTGGTGCTCAACTCTGCTTTTGGTGAAGCCACTATGGCGGTGGACACGCATATTTTTCGGGTCAGTAACCGGACTGGCTTGGCCGTTGGAAAAACACCGTTAGCGGTCGAGCTCAAACTGCTAAAACGAATACCTAAAGCGTATTTGATTGACGCCCACCACTGGATGATTCTGCATGGCCGCTATGTCTGCATGGCGCGCCAACCCAGATGCTGGGAATGCGGCGTAGCAAACTTTTGCGACTACAAAGCCAAAACACTTCAAGATTAATTAACCAAAGCGCTGCGCTTACCGGCCCAAACCCAGAGCGCTGCACCGGCTACCACCATGGGTATGCAAAGCCACTGACCCATGCTCAGGCCGAGGGCGAGAATACCCAAGAAATTATCTGGCTCCCGAAAGTACTCAGCCACAAAGCGCAGCAAACCATAGCCGACTAAAAACGCGCCAGACACTTGCCCCATCTTGCGCGGCTTGCGTGCATACAGCCAAAGCAGAACAAACAGCAGCAAGCCTTCAAGCAAGAACTGATAAATTTGTGACGGGTGACGTGGCTGCAAAGAACCGCTGTTTTTAAACACCATGCCCCAAGGCAAGTCGGGTGAGCTAAAACGGCCCCACAACTCACCATTAATAAAGTTACCCACCCGTCCTGCGGCCAAGCCCGTCGGCACGCAAGGCGCAATAAAATCCATCACTTGCAGCCACGGCCGCTGACGACTGCGCGCAAACCACCACTGCGACACCAGCACACCGAGCAAGCCGCCATGAAAACTCATGCCGCCCTGCCAAACCGCAAAAATCTCTAATGGATGGCTGATGTAGTAACCC includes:
- the nth gene encoding endonuclease III, with translation MNKVAINDFFATLKAANPMPVTELEYTSVFELLTAVLLSAQATDVSVNKATRKLFVVANTPQKIFDLGLLGLESYIKTIGLYHSKAKHLLETCKMLIEQHGSVVPRLRQELEALPGVGRKTANVVLNSAFGEATMAVDTHIFRVSNRTGLAVGKTPLAVELKLLKRIPKAYLIDAHHWMILHGRYVCMARQPRCWECGVANFCDYKAKTLQD
- the lgt gene encoding prolipoprotein diacylglyceryl transferase is translated as MLIYPEINPIALQIGPLAIHWYGLTYLAAFSLFFFLATLRLRHQPFASITGVGAWSRRDVEDILFLGVMGVVLGGRIGYCLFYKPGYYISHPLEIFAVWQGGMSFHGGLLGVLVSQWWFARSRQRPWLQVMDFIAPCVPTGLAAGRVGNFINGELWGRFSSPDLPWGMVFKNSGSLQPRHPSQIYQFLLEGLLLFVLLWLYARKPRKMGQVSGAFLVGYGLLRFVAEYFREPDNFLGILALGLSMGQWLCIPMVVAGAALWVWAGKRSALVN